One Excalfactoria chinensis isolate bCotChi1 chromosome 19, bCotChi1.hap2, whole genome shotgun sequence genomic window carries:
- the KSR1 gene encoding kinase suppressor of Ras 1 isoform X1: MVRRDFGLAVTHRFSTKSWLSQICQVCQKSMMFGVKCKYCRLKCHNKCTKEAPACRISFLPITKIRRTESVPSDINNPVDRPTEPQFGTLPKALTKKEHPPAINHLDSSSNPSSTTSSTPSSPAPFQSSNPPSATPPPNLSPMGQRDARFNFPAAYYIQHRQQFIFPEIPSPAQIAQPPETAADTNAKEQPNTDGLKHEEEQVEEPESNKSEPEDDEDEVEDLPNRRPHLQGMIYRKPSQTSVYLQEWDIPFEQIELGDPIGQGRWGKVHKGKWHGEVAIRLLEIDGNNQDHLKLFKKEVMNYRQTRHENVVLFMGACMNPPHLAIITSFCKGRTLYSFVRDPKISLDINKTRQIAQEIIKGMGYLHAKGIVHKDLKSKNVFYDNGKVVITDFGLFGISGVVQEGRRENELKLPHDWLCYLAPEIVREMAPGKDEDKLPFSKAADIYAFGTVWYELQAREWPFKNQPAEALIWQIGSGEGVKQILATISLGKEINEILSACWSFDLSERPSFTVLMDMLEKLPKLNRRLSHPGHFWKSADINSSKVVLRFERFGLGILEPSNQKL; encoded by the exons ATGGTACGAAGAGACTTTGGCTTAGCTGTAACACACAG GTTCTCTACAAAGTCTTGGTTATCTCAGATTTGCCAAGTTTGTCAGAAGAGTATGATGTTCGGGGTGAAGTGTAAGTACTGCAG attgAAATGTCACAACAAGTGTACTAAAGAGGCACCTGCTTGTAGAATATCATTCCTTCCCA TTACCAAAATAAGGAGAACAGAGTCTGTCCCTTCTGATATCAACAATCCAGTAGACAGACCAACAGAACCACAGTTTGGAACTCTTCCCAAAGCACTCACTAAGAAG GAGCACCCACCAGCAATAAATCATCTGGACTCCAGCAGCAATCCCTCTTCTACAACCTCTTCCACGCCATCTTCTCCAGCACCTTTCCAGTCTTCCAACCCTCCCAGTGCAACACCTCCCCCAAACCTCTCTCCTATGGGCCAGAGGGATGCACGATTTAACTTCCCAG CTGCCTACTATATTCAGCATAGACAACAGTTTATCTTCCCAG AAATTCCCAGTCCTGCACAAATAGCACAGCCTCCAGAAACTGCTGCAGACACCAA TGCTAAAGAACAGCCAAATACAGATGGACTTAAACATGAAGAAGAG CAGGTGGAAGAACCTGAGAGTAATAAATCAGAACCTGAAGATGATGAGGATGAAGTGGAAGATTTGCCAAACAGAAGGCCACACCTGCAAGGGATGATTTATCGCAAACCCAGCCAGACCAGTGTCTACCTGCAGGAATGGGACATTCCCTTTGAACAGATCGAACTGGGGGATCCCATTGGCCAAGGACGATGGGGGAAGGTTCACAAGGGAAAATGGCACGGGGAAGTGGCCATCAGGCTGCTGGAGATAGATGGGAACAATCAGGATCATCTCAAGCTCTTTAAAAAGGAGGTGATGAATTACAGACAAACCCGGCATGAGAACGTGGTGCTTTTCATGGGAGCGTGCATGAACCCTCCTCATTTAGCAATCATTACCAG CTTCTGCAAAGGAAGGACACTTTATTCATTTGTAAGGGACCCCAAGATATCCCTGGATATTAACAAAACCAGGCAGATAGCACAGGAGATCATTAAG GGCATGGGCTATCTGCATGCGAAGGGGATTGTACACAAGGATCTGAAATCCAAGAATGTTTTTTATGACAATGGGAAAGTAGTGATCACTGACTTTGGACTATTTGGAATTTCGGGTGTGGTTCAGGAAGGAAG GAGGGAGAATGAATTGAAGCTTCCTCATGACTGGTTATGCTACCTGGCCCCTGAAATCGTTCGTGAGATGGCCCCTGGGAAAGATGAAGACAAGCTGCCTTTCTCCAAAGCTGCAGATATCTATGCCTTTGG GACTGTGTGGTATGAGCTCCAAGCAAGAGAATGGCCCTTCAAGAACCAGCCTGCTGAGGCACTCATCTGGCAGATTGGAAGTGGTGAAGGAGTGAAACAAATCCTTGCAACAATTAGTTTGGGGAAAGAAATCAAT GAAATCCTCTCAGCATGTTGGTCATTTGATCTCAGCGAGAGACCCAGCTTCACTGTCCTCATGGATATGCTTGAAAAACTGCCAAAACTGAATCGTCGACTCTCCCACCCAGGGCACTTCTGGAAGTCTGCTGA CATTAACAGTAGCAAAGTTGTCCTGCGTTTTGAGAGATTTGGCTTGGGAATCCTGGAACCAAGTAATCAAAAGCTATAG
- the KSR1 gene encoding kinase suppressor of Ras 1 isoform X2, producing MVRRDFGLAVTHRFSTKSWLSQICQVCQKSMMFGVKCKYCRLKCHNKCTKEAPACRISFLPITKIRRTESVPSDINNPVDRPTEPQFGTLPKALTKKEHPPAINHLDSSSNPSSTTSSTPSSPAPFQSSNPPSATPPPNLSPMGQRDARFNFPEIPSPAQIAQPPETAADTNAKEQPNTDGLKHEEEQVEEPESNKSEPEDDEDEVEDLPNRRPHLQGMIYRKPSQTSVYLQEWDIPFEQIELGDPIGQGRWGKVHKGKWHGEVAIRLLEIDGNNQDHLKLFKKEVMNYRQTRHENVVLFMGACMNPPHLAIITSFCKGRTLYSFVRDPKISLDINKTRQIAQEIIKGMGYLHAKGIVHKDLKSKNVFYDNGKVVITDFGLFGISGVVQEGRRENELKLPHDWLCYLAPEIVREMAPGKDEDKLPFSKAADIYAFGTVWYELQAREWPFKNQPAEALIWQIGSGEGVKQILATISLGKEINEILSACWSFDLSERPSFTVLMDMLEKLPKLNRRLSHPGHFWKSADINSSKVVLRFERFGLGILEPSNQKL from the exons ATGGTACGAAGAGACTTTGGCTTAGCTGTAACACACAG GTTCTCTACAAAGTCTTGGTTATCTCAGATTTGCCAAGTTTGTCAGAAGAGTATGATGTTCGGGGTGAAGTGTAAGTACTGCAG attgAAATGTCACAACAAGTGTACTAAAGAGGCACCTGCTTGTAGAATATCATTCCTTCCCA TTACCAAAATAAGGAGAACAGAGTCTGTCCCTTCTGATATCAACAATCCAGTAGACAGACCAACAGAACCACAGTTTGGAACTCTTCCCAAAGCACTCACTAAGAAG GAGCACCCACCAGCAATAAATCATCTGGACTCCAGCAGCAATCCCTCTTCTACAACCTCTTCCACGCCATCTTCTCCAGCACCTTTCCAGTCTTCCAACCCTCCCAGTGCAACACCTCCCCCAAACCTCTCTCCTATGGGCCAGAGGGATGCACGATTTAACTTCCCAG AAATTCCCAGTCCTGCACAAATAGCACAGCCTCCAGAAACTGCTGCAGACACCAA TGCTAAAGAACAGCCAAATACAGATGGACTTAAACATGAAGAAGAG CAGGTGGAAGAACCTGAGAGTAATAAATCAGAACCTGAAGATGATGAGGATGAAGTGGAAGATTTGCCAAACAGAAGGCCACACCTGCAAGGGATGATTTATCGCAAACCCAGCCAGACCAGTGTCTACCTGCAGGAATGGGACATTCCCTTTGAACAGATCGAACTGGGGGATCCCATTGGCCAAGGACGATGGGGGAAGGTTCACAAGGGAAAATGGCACGGGGAAGTGGCCATCAGGCTGCTGGAGATAGATGGGAACAATCAGGATCATCTCAAGCTCTTTAAAAAGGAGGTGATGAATTACAGACAAACCCGGCATGAGAACGTGGTGCTTTTCATGGGAGCGTGCATGAACCCTCCTCATTTAGCAATCATTACCAG CTTCTGCAAAGGAAGGACACTTTATTCATTTGTAAGGGACCCCAAGATATCCCTGGATATTAACAAAACCAGGCAGATAGCACAGGAGATCATTAAG GGCATGGGCTATCTGCATGCGAAGGGGATTGTACACAAGGATCTGAAATCCAAGAATGTTTTTTATGACAATGGGAAAGTAGTGATCACTGACTTTGGACTATTTGGAATTTCGGGTGTGGTTCAGGAAGGAAG GAGGGAGAATGAATTGAAGCTTCCTCATGACTGGTTATGCTACCTGGCCCCTGAAATCGTTCGTGAGATGGCCCCTGGGAAAGATGAAGACAAGCTGCCTTTCTCCAAAGCTGCAGATATCTATGCCTTTGG GACTGTGTGGTATGAGCTCCAAGCAAGAGAATGGCCCTTCAAGAACCAGCCTGCTGAGGCACTCATCTGGCAGATTGGAAGTGGTGAAGGAGTGAAACAAATCCTTGCAACAATTAGTTTGGGGAAAGAAATCAAT GAAATCCTCTCAGCATGTTGGTCATTTGATCTCAGCGAGAGACCCAGCTTCACTGTCCTCATGGATATGCTTGAAAAACTGCCAAAACTGAATCGTCGACTCTCCCACCCAGGGCACTTCTGGAAGTCTGCTGA CATTAACAGTAGCAAAGTTGTCCTGCGTTTTGAGAGATTTGGCTTGGGAATCCTGGAACCAAGTAATCAAAAGCTATAG